A stretch of Kaistella flava (ex Peng et al. 2021) DNA encodes these proteins:
- the rpsF gene encoding 30S ribosomal protein S6 has translation MNNYETVFILTPVLSDAQVEEAVKKFEDLLASHNCEIVAKEKWGLKKLAYPIQLKKNGFYTLIEFKGEGTVVADLELAFKRDERVLRYLTTKLDKHAIEYAVTRRTKVKTAKV, from the coding sequence ATGAACAATTACGAAACTGTTTTCATTTTAACTCCCGTTCTATCTGATGCTCAGGTGGAGGAAGCAGTGAAAAAATTTGAAGACCTATTGGCTTCACACAATTGCGAAATCGTTGCCAAAGAAAAATGGGGACTGAAAAAATTAGCTTATCCAATTCAATTGAAAAAGAATGGATTCTACACTTTGATCGAATTCAAAGGTGAAGGAACTGTAGTAGCAGACTTAGAACTTGCGTTCAAACGTGACGAAAGAGTACTTCGTTACCTTACTACAAAACTTGACAAACACGCGATCGAGTATGCAGTAACAAGAAGAACGAAAGTGAAAACTGCGAAAGTTTAA
- the rplI gene encoding 50S ribosomal protein L9: protein MDIILKKDVENLGLEFDTVSVKPGYARNFLLPQGIALLATPKNKAALAETLEARKEIEAKLVAAANAIVEQLKKTTITIATKVGSGDKLFGSINNANLSDELSKVGVQVDKKYIKIPGNNIKRTGKSTAVIRLHRDVEYSYEFEIVSDAPPVVEAPKPVAKPKAVATEETPAEEA, encoded by the coding sequence ATGGACATTATCCTAAAAAAAGACGTAGAAAACTTAGGTTTAGAGTTTGATACAGTAAGTGTAAAACCAGGTTATGCAAGAAACTTCTTGTTACCACAAGGTATTGCTCTTTTGGCAACCCCAAAAAACAAAGCAGCTTTAGCAGAAACTTTAGAAGCTAGAAAAGAAATAGAAGCTAAATTGGTTGCGGCTGCAAATGCAATAGTAGAACAATTGAAGAAAACAACAATCACTATCGCAACCAAAGTTGGTTCAGGTGACAAATTGTTTGGTTCAATCAACAACGCAAACCTATCTGACGAATTATCTAAAGTAGGGGTACAAGTTGATAAAAAATACATCAAGATTCCAGGGAACAATATTAAGAGAACTGGTAAATCTACTGCAGTAATCAGATTACACAGAGATGTAGAATACAGCTACGAATTCGAAATCGTTTCTGATGCTCCACCAGTGGTAGAAGCTCCGAAACCGGTTGCGAAACCAAAAGCAGTTGCTACAGAAGAAACTCCAGCTGAAGAAGCATAA
- a CDS encoding NAD-dependent epimerase/dehydratase family protein: MESQTEKILITGALGQIGTELTNRLVEIYGAENVVASGLDRWDKNLTSAGFYERMDVTNTQLVRQVIKDYQITTVYHLASLLSGTSEKQPLFAWKLNIEPLLQFCEMAKEGLIKKIFWPSSIAVFGTGIPKENVGQEVVLNPTTVYGISKMAGEKWCEYYNTKFGVDVRSIRYPGLISWKTPAGGGTTDYAVEIFYEAVEQGKYTSFISENTGMPMLYMSDAIKATLDLMAAPKENLSVHTAYNLGGMSFTPKELAEEIKKEMPDFTIDYKPDFRQEIADSWPASIDDSVAKKDWGLSYDYGITEMTKDMLDNLKVKLAKN, from the coding sequence ATGGAATCCCAAACGGAAAAAATCCTTATCACCGGAGCTCTTGGGCAAATCGGTACCGAACTTACCAATCGATTAGTTGAAATTTATGGCGCTGAAAATGTGGTCGCTTCTGGACTTGACCGTTGGGATAAAAATCTGACTTCTGCCGGATTCTATGAAAGAATGGATGTGACCAACACGCAATTGGTGCGACAAGTCATTAAAGATTATCAAATAACGACGGTTTATCATTTGGCTTCTTTGCTATCTGGAACGTCAGAAAAACAGCCGCTTTTTGCCTGGAAACTGAACATCGAACCGTTACTTCAATTTTGTGAAATGGCGAAAGAAGGTCTGATTAAGAAAATTTTCTGGCCGAGTTCTATCGCGGTTTTTGGGACTGGAATTCCGAAAGAAAATGTGGGACAGGAAGTGGTTTTGAATCCGACAACTGTTTATGGGATTTCTAAAATGGCAGGTGAAAAATGGTGTGAATATTACAATACTAAATTCGGTGTTGATGTAAGAAGTATTCGTTATCCTGGTTTGATTTCCTGGAAAACTCCTGCTGGTGGCGGAACGACTGATTATGCGGTAGAGATTTTTTACGAAGCGGTAGAACAAGGAAAATATACCAGTTTTATTTCTGAAAATACGGGAATGCCGATGCTCTATATGAGTGATGCGATTAAAGCAACGCTTGATTTGATGGCTGCTCCGAAAGAAAACCTTTCTGTTCATACTGCTTATAATTTGGGTGGAATGTCTTTTACTCCAAAAGAACTGGCGGAAGAAATCAAGAAAGAAATGCCTGATTTTACGATTGATTACAAACCGGATTTCCGTCAGGAGATTGCGGATTCTTGGCCGGCTTCGATTGATGATTCTGTGGCGAAAAAAGATTGGGGACTTTCTTATGATTACGGTATTACGGAGATGACGAAAGATATGTTGGATAATCTGAAAGTAAAGTTGGCGAAAAATTAG
- a CDS encoding DUF4197 family protein: protein MTKNTILVATMAIATIGTTTQSCMAIATSSIGLTVLKQILLGGITKGLNIFSNQDSFLANQLIDAALPQQLRDINNTLQKLGLNNLVQKEKQYIAQAAAFTVDTSRPILVNAVNSLTAEDAARIVQGGSGAATQILKERTSAQLMAAIAPKVDAKLNEFGLVQSLNSALAGTNILGSIFGGQNSNNLATSGISNFAAQQMVNGLFNIIESHEQQNATTILNSLNGVR, encoded by the coding sequence ATGACAAAAAATACAATTTTAGTAGCGACGATGGCCATCGCAACAATCGGAACTACTACACAATCCTGTATGGCGATAGCAACGTCCAGCATTGGCTTAACTGTTTTAAAACAAATTTTATTAGGAGGAATTACAAAAGGTTTAAACATCTTTAGCAACCAAGACAGTTTCTTAGCGAATCAGCTGATTGATGCAGCTTTACCGCAGCAATTGAGAGATATCAATAATACTTTGCAGAAATTGGGTCTAAATAATTTGGTTCAAAAGGAAAAACAATATATTGCTCAAGCAGCGGCGTTTACAGTGGATACTTCCAGACCAATTTTGGTGAATGCCGTGAATTCATTAACTGCCGAAGATGCCGCGAGAATTGTACAAGGAGGAAGTGGCGCTGCGACACAGATTTTAAAAGAAAGAACATCCGCTCAATTAATGGCCGCAATCGCTCCGAAAGTTGATGCAAAGCTTAATGAGTTCGGATTGGTTCAATCTTTAAATTCAGCCTTAGCAGGAACCAATATATTAGGAAGTATTTTTGGAGGACAAAATTCGAATAATTTGGCAACAAGTGGGATCAGTAATTTTGCTGCTCAGCAAATGGTGAACGGACTTTTTAATATTATTGAAAGTCACGAACAACAAAACGCAACTACGATTCTAAATTCGCTCAACGGAGTGAGATAA
- a CDS encoding deoxynucleoside kinase, protein MHIAVTGNIGAGKTTLTTMLSKHYGWEAQFEDVDHNPYLEDFYADMSKWSFALQIYFLGSRFRQVKEIRDSGKNIIQDRTIYEDAHIFAENLNDMNLLTDRDFANYSSVFNLMKSFVSAPDLLIYLKSDVPNLVKKIYKRGRDYEASISIDYLSKLNQKYESWISEYSEGKLLIIEVDDLDFVERPEDFGHILERIETELHGLF, encoded by the coding sequence ATGCACATTGCGGTAACAGGAAATATCGGCGCGGGAAAAACTACTTTAACTACTATGTTGTCAAAACATTACGGTTGGGAAGCGCAATTTGAAGATGTAGATCACAATCCTTATTTAGAGGATTTTTATGCCGATATGAGCAAATGGAGTTTTGCCTTACAGATTTATTTTTTGGGAAGTAGATTTCGTCAGGTAAAGGAAATCAGAGATAGTGGGAAAAATATCATCCAGGATCGTACGATTTATGAAGATGCTCATATTTTCGCGGAAAATCTTAACGATATGAATTTGCTTACTGATCGTGATTTTGCCAATTATTCATCGGTTTTTAATTTGATGAAGAGTTTTGTTTCGGCACCTGATTTGTTGATTTATTTAAAATCGGACGTTCCGAATTTGGTAAAGAAAATTTACAAAAGAGGACGTGATTATGAAGCTTCAATTTCTATTGACTATCTTTCTAAACTGAATCAGAAATATGAAAGTTGGATTTCTGAGTACAGTGAAGGCAAATTATTAATCATTGAAGTTGATGATTTGGACTTCGTGGAAAGACCTGAAGATTTCGGTCATATTCTTGAAAGGATTGAAACCGAATTACATGGATTATTTTAA
- a CDS encoding FMN-binding glutamate synthase family protein, with protein MREKFIRWGLVLLLVTWAISILIKTHYWIPILLTCIYILGLYNSFQTKHAILRNFPVLGYFRYFFEEISPEMQQYFIERETDGKPFPRNERSAAYRRAKNISDTVPFGTQLEINNRKYEGIKHSIYAKSPGEELPRVLVGGDQCTQKYNASLFNISAMSFGSLSDRAQMALNRGAKKGGFYHNTGEGGISPYHLEGGDLCWQIGTGYFGCRDDHGRFSPEIFKKNVSLPAVKMIEIKISQGAKPGHGGVLPASKNTPEIAAIRHVQPGMTIISPPSHSAFSDAAGLLRFVQQLRELSDGKPVGFKLCIGDTREFEDICAQMNVLKIYPDFITVDGAEGGTGAAPPEFSDGVGMPLEPSLIFVNRTLTNFNVRDKLKVIASGKVLTSLDILRAIAMGADMCNNARGFMFALGCIQALRCNTNTCPTGVATQDKMLIKGLDVTDKSERVYHFHKNTLRTCNELIGAAGKTSYSEVDASMFMRGDEFEHLADYYFPDILGNVKTPVGKY; from the coding sequence ATGAGAGAAAAATTCATTAGGTGGGGACTTGTACTTCTGTTGGTAACATGGGCAATATCTATATTGATTAAGACCCATTATTGGATCCCAATTCTGCTTACTTGTATTTATATATTGGGACTTTATAATAGTTTCCAGACCAAACATGCAATTTTAAGGAACTTTCCGGTATTAGGATATTTCCGATATTTCTTCGAAGAGATTTCACCAGAGATGCAGCAGTATTTCATCGAGAGAGAAACCGATGGAAAACCTTTCCCAAGAAACGAACGTTCTGCGGCTTATAGAAGAGCTAAAAATATTAGTGATACTGTTCCTTTCGGGACACAACTTGAAATCAATAATAGAAAGTACGAAGGAATAAAACATTCCATTTATGCTAAATCGCCAGGTGAGGAATTACCAAGGGTATTAGTTGGGGGCGATCAATGTACGCAGAAATATAATGCGTCACTGTTTAATATCTCAGCAATGAGTTTTGGATCATTAAGTGACCGTGCTCAGATGGCTTTGAACAGAGGTGCAAAAAAAGGTGGTTTTTATCACAATACCGGAGAAGGAGGAATTTCACCTTATCACTTAGAAGGTGGTGATTTATGCTGGCAAATCGGAACAGGATATTTCGGTTGTAGAGACGATCATGGTCGTTTTTCACCAGAAATTTTTAAGAAAAACGTTTCACTTCCTGCGGTGAAGATGATTGAAATAAAAATTTCTCAAGGAGCAAAACCGGGACATGGTGGTGTATTACCAGCTTCTAAAAACACTCCTGAAATTGCCGCGATTCGGCACGTGCAACCGGGAATGACGATTATTTCTCCGCCATCTCACTCTGCGTTTTCTGATGCTGCCGGATTATTGAGATTCGTGCAACAGTTAAGAGAACTTTCAGACGGAAAACCAGTTGGATTCAAATTATGTATTGGTGATACCAGAGAGTTTGAAGATATCTGTGCACAAATGAATGTATTGAAAATCTATCCGGATTTCATTACCGTTGATGGAGCAGAAGGAGGAACAGGAGCGGCGCCACCAGAATTTTCTGATGGAGTAGGAATGCCTTTAGAGCCTTCATTAATCTTTGTCAACAGAACTTTAACTAATTTCAACGTTAGAGATAAATTGAAAGTTATCGCAAGTGGTAAAGTATTGACTTCCCTTGATATCTTGCGTGCCATTGCTATGGGTGCAGATATGTGTAACAACGCGAGAGGATTTATGTTTGCTTTAGGATGTATTCAGGCGCTAAGATGTAATACCAATACTTGTCCTACTGGAGTTGCGACTCAAGACAAAATGCTTATTAAAGGATTAGATGTAACCGATAAGAGCGAAAGAGTATACCACTTCCATAAAAACACATTGCGTACGTGTAATGAGCTTATTGGAGCTGCAGGAAAGACTTCTTACAGTGAAGTTGATGCAAGTATGTTTATGCGTGGAGACGAGTTCGAGCATCTTGCCGATTATTACTTCCCGGACATTTTAGGAAATGTAAAAACACCGGTTGGTAAATATTAA
- a CDS encoding TIGR01777 family oxidoreductase: protein MNILITGGTGLVGSSLVKKLQEHQHIVRILTRSKSEEENEFYWNVAEKEIDDKAFENLDCIIHLAGANISERWTDDYKKELYSSRIDSANLLFDYCGKKAIHLKSFISSSGINYYGTFTSDQILTEESGIVHNDFLAKLCDQWENAADQFSKISDRVVCLRTAVVLSKKGGAFPMLKKTVDLNIASGVGSGKQWMNWIHIDDLVNIYVTAVENSAMNGKYNAVADEVPTNKEFMKKLAKAANKFFLPFNVPIYIMKSIFGEMSSIILEGTRADNKKIKSQGFDFKYAELDKAFKNLL from the coding sequence ATGAATATTTTAATCACCGGAGGAACTGGATTGGTCGGAAGCTCTTTAGTCAAGAAACTTCAGGAACATCAACATATTGTAAGAATTTTAACCCGCTCAAAAAGTGAGGAAGAAAATGAATTCTACTGGAATGTTGCTGAAAAAGAAATTGACGATAAAGCGTTTGAAAATTTAGATTGTATCATTCATTTGGCGGGTGCAAACATTAGCGAAAGATGGACGGACGATTATAAAAAAGAACTGTATTCCAGTAGAATCGACTCTGCGAATTTACTCTTTGACTATTGCGGGAAAAAAGCAATTCATTTGAAATCATTCATTTCTTCTTCAGGGATTAATTATTATGGAACTTTTACTTCTGACCAGATTCTCACTGAAGAATCCGGAATTGTACACAATGACTTTCTCGCTAAACTTTGTGACCAATGGGAAAATGCCGCAGATCAGTTTTCAAAAATTTCAGACAGAGTTGTTTGTTTAAGAACAGCAGTTGTTTTGTCAAAAAAAGGCGGTGCGTTTCCGATGTTGAAGAAAACCGTTGATTTGAATATTGCATCAGGAGTTGGTTCCGGTAAACAATGGATGAACTGGATTCACATTGATGATTTGGTAAACATCTATGTAACTGCAGTCGAAAATTCAGCAATGAACGGAAAATATAATGCCGTTGCTGATGAAGTGCCGACGAATAAAGAATTCATGAAAAAACTGGCAAAAGCTGCAAACAAATTTTTTCTCCCTTTTAATGTTCCTATATATATCATGAAATCTATTTTCGGTGAAATGAGTTCTATTATTTTAGAAGGAACGCGGGCAGATAACAAAAAAATCAAATCACAGGGATTTGATTTTAAATATGCTGAGCTTGATAAGGCTTTTAAAAATTTACTCTGA
- a CDS encoding polysaccharide deacetylase yields MNDIKAFIFFVFVIKKFKVTSISITICNVEGISPDDFADFFYTFTKAFFNEMILLTFNIINPDRAFKNVGSMSSDELLEITIQNTKAILRSLESNEMRATFFIEISLLAHLEKLIKKIINEGHEISFYNIDSTLEELEMVKKNTEDLIGKQISGIRMIENAFDLSELHNLRFTYVSLNEDTALIFPFKRFERKASFTEKNGLSILHESISRYAQIPFNDFIFQIIPLSYYESMVIETIKKDEFVLVYLNSWQF; encoded by the coding sequence TTGAATGACATAAAAGCATTCATCTTTTTTGTCTTTGTGATTAAAAAATTTAAAGTCACTTCTATATCAATAACAATCTGCAATGTCGAAGGAATTTCTCCTGATGATTTTGCAGATTTTTTTTATACTTTCACCAAAGCATTCTTTAACGAAATGATTTTATTGACTTTTAATATTATTAATCCTGATCGGGCATTTAAAAATGTTGGAAGTATGAGCAGTGATGAACTTTTAGAAATAACGATCCAGAATACGAAAGCGATTTTGAGAAGTCTGGAAAGTAATGAAATGCGAGCAACTTTTTTTATTGAAATTTCACTCCTGGCTCATTTGGAAAAATTAATTAAAAAGATAATTAATGAAGGTCACGAGATCTCTTTCTATAATATCGATTCTACTTTAGAGGAACTGGAAATGGTTAAGAAAAACACGGAAGATTTGATTGGCAAACAAATTAGTGGAATTCGGATGATAGAAAATGCCTTTGATTTAAGCGAACTTCATAATTTACGCTTCACTTATGTTTCTCTAAATGAAGATACGGCTTTGATTTTTCCTTTTAAAAGATTTGAAAGAAAAGCGTCTTTCACCGAAAAGAATGGACTGAGTATTTTACACGAAAGTATTTCTAGATATGCACAGATTCCTTTTAATGATTTTATCTTCCAAATAATTCCTCTGTCTTATTATGAAAGCATGGTGATTGAAACCATTAAAAAAGATGAATTTGTTTTGGTTTATTTAAACTCCTGGCAGTTTTAA
- a CDS encoding ArsC/Spx/MgsR family protein yields MIKILHNNSCSKSRGILEYLDENGVAFEIIDIINQPLSEMELRTVLKKLHCPVKDLVRTNEKLYKEQFGDKNLGDDDLIQMLLQNPELIQRPIIIKGSVAMIGRPIENVKFFLEK; encoded by the coding sequence ATGATTAAAATTCTTCATAATAATTCCTGTTCAAAAAGTCGTGGTATTTTAGAATATCTCGATGAAAATGGCGTTGCTTTTGAAATTATTGATATCATTAATCAACCATTAAGTGAAATGGAACTTCGCACGGTTTTGAAGAAGCTTCACTGTCCAGTGAAAGATTTGGTAAGAACCAATGAGAAGCTTTATAAGGAACAATTTGGCGATAAAAACTTAGGCGATGACGATTTAATTCAAATGCTATTGCAGAATCCAGAACTGATTCAGAGACCGATTATCATTAAAGGTTCGGTCGCAATGATTGGTCGCCCGATTGAAAATGTAAAGTTTTTTCTTGAAAAATGA
- the rpsR gene encoding 30S ribosomal protein S18: protein MAIDDMAKQASAGGESEVRFLTPLDINTKSDKKYCRFKKFGIKHVDYKDADFLLQFVNEQGKILPRRYTGTSLKYQRKVSAAIKRARHLAMMPYVADLLK from the coding sequence ATGGCAATAGATGATATGGCTAAACAAGCCTCAGCAGGCGGAGAATCTGAAGTAAGATTTTTAACTCCACTAGACATCAATACAAAATCTGACAAAAAATACTGTAGATTCAAAAAATTCGGTATTAAGCATGTAGATTATAAAGATGCAGATTTCCTTCTTCAGTTCGTTAACGAACAAGGTAAAATTTTACCAAGAAGATATACAGGAACTTCTTTGAAATACCAAAGAAAAGTATCTGCAGCGATCAAAAGAGCAAGACACTTGGCGATGATGCCTTATGTTGCGGATCTTTTGAAATAA
- a CDS encoding chloride channel protein, which translates to MRSLFILIRRSIKKSFDNIHNEKLKHNLLQAIPFWIGSFITGIFAVMYAQLFQWGENLMHAMMNWHSWLIFIVAPVAFVLSWWLVTKFAPYAKGSGIPQVMAAVELANPKEHYKISRLLSIKIIFFKVLSSIILVIGGGAIGREGPTIQVAGSVFRKVNEYLPEWWPKISKKNMIMTGAAAGLSAAFNTPLGGIVFAVEELSKTHINYFKTALFTAVIIAGLTAQTFAGSYLYLGYPKTSDIGMMIIFPVILVSAVSGIFASQLSRIMLSINNWKKRLKTDRSNIIFLVISALVIATLAYFINHEILGSGKGIMQRVLFTDDKNEAWYMPLFRMIGPALSFTSGGAGGIFAPALAAGASMGSVIAGWINLTPHETNVVILAGMVAFLTGITRAPFTSSIIVLEMTDRHSLIFYLMLAGMVSSLISVLVSRHSLYDELKESYLHELRE; encoded by the coding sequence ATGCGAAGTCTTTTTATTCTAATTCGCCGTTCCATCAAAAAATCTTTTGATAACATTCACAACGAAAAACTGAAGCATAACTTGTTACAGGCCATCCCGTTTTGGATTGGATCTTTTATCACAGGAATCTTCGCCGTAATGTACGCTCAACTCTTTCAATGGGGAGAAAATTTGATGCACGCGATGATGAACTGGCACAGTTGGCTCATCTTCATCGTGGCTCCCGTTGCTTTTGTATTGTCCTGGTGGTTGGTTACAAAATTCGCACCTTATGCCAAAGGAAGTGGAATCCCTCAAGTAATGGCTGCCGTAGAATTAGCCAATCCCAAAGAACATTATAAAATTTCCCGTTTACTCAGTATCAAAATTATTTTTTTCAAAGTTCTTTCCTCAATTATTTTAGTCATTGGTGGAGGTGCCATTGGTCGAGAAGGTCCAACCATACAAGTGGCAGGATCTGTATTTCGAAAAGTAAATGAATACTTGCCAGAATGGTGGCCAAAAATATCCAAGAAAAACATGATTATGACCGGTGCAGCAGCCGGACTTTCTGCAGCCTTCAATACGCCGTTGGGTGGAATTGTTTTTGCCGTCGAAGAACTTTCAAAAACGCATATCAATTATTTTAAAACTGCCTTATTCACCGCAGTGATTATTGCCGGTCTAACTGCGCAAACTTTTGCCGGTTCCTATTTATACTTGGGCTATCCAAAAACAAGCGACATCGGCATGATGATCATATTTCCGGTGATTTTGGTTTCTGCCGTTTCCGGAATTTTCGCCAGTCAATTATCGCGAATTATGCTCAGCATCAACAACTGGAAAAAACGCTTAAAAACCGACCGTTCTAATATTATCTTTCTAGTCATTTCTGCTTTAGTGATTGCTACTTTGGCTTATTTCATCAACCATGAAATTTTGGGTTCAGGGAAAGGAATTATGCAGAGAGTACTTTTCACCGACGATAAAAATGAAGCGTGGTATATGCCATTATTCAGAATGATTGGTCCTGCACTTTCCTTTACTTCTGGTGGCGCGGGCGGAATTTTCGCTCCAGCACTAGCGGCGGGAGCAAGTATGGGTTCGGTTATCGCAGGCTGGATTAATTTAACACCACACGAAACCAACGTCGTAATTCTAGCAGGAATGGTTGCCTTCTTAACAGGAATTACACGCGCACCTTTCACCTCTTCAATTATCGTTTTAGAAATGACCGACCGACACAGTTTAATTTTTTACCTAATGCTTGCCGGCATGGTTTCGTCACTAATCTCAGTTCTGGTCAGCCGTCACTCTTTATATGACGAACTAAAAGAATCTTATCTCCATGAATTAAGGGAATAA
- a CDS encoding GEVED domain-containing protein, producing the protein MKKILFSLLATAALFASDAMKAQTVLFEDSFETYTDFAIANVGSWTLTDVDLLPTYGFNGITFPNTMVAKSFQVFNSTTTTPPLNPTPTSNWTARTGSKMMVCFAAESAPWNNDWLISPQVQLTAGEGAKLTFWGKGCDASYGAEKFKVLVSTTGTAIADFTAISPVTVTPSDAAWHEYTFNLNAYAGQQVYVAIQCTSQDQFGFAVDDFKIVTAALPTAAPNCATLNLPANGATNLAYLSQTLTWSAPTTGSTPDSYDVYLDKNMNPTTLATNTSGTSYTATNLDGSSTYYWKIVPKNTIGSATGCSTFSFTTADPTYCTAGATSTSFEKISNVTFADINNNSTSTAGYEDFTSVVGNVTAGSTYTFTANFTGTSYASDQLIVWIDLNNDKDFTDAGEQVFTVTGKAPWTGSITIPASATTGLTRMRVRMHDSSLGGNTTPCGTSSYGQVEDYTLNIGTLAVANTSKSQVKVFPNPVVDVLNIEAASKVSNVQVFDVSGKVVSSHTLNSVKNQVDLSKLTPGVYVVNIQTEQGIQSVKIVKK; encoded by the coding sequence ATGAAAAAAATTCTATTTTCGTTATTAGCAACGGCCGCCCTATTTGCTTCCGATGCAATGAAAGCTCAAACAGTTCTTTTCGAAGACAGTTTTGAAACGTACACTGATTTTGCAATCGCTAATGTTGGGAGCTGGACGCTCACAGATGTTGATTTACTGCCTACCTATGGTTTTAATGGAATTACATTTCCTAATACGATGGTAGCAAAATCTTTCCAAGTTTTTAACTCTACCACTACGACGCCACCACTGAATCCTACACCAACATCTAACTGGACCGCCAGAACGGGATCGAAAATGATGGTTTGTTTTGCAGCAGAATCGGCTCCCTGGAACAATGACTGGTTAATCTCTCCTCAAGTACAATTAACAGCAGGTGAAGGAGCAAAATTAACTTTTTGGGGTAAAGGCTGCGATGCCTCTTACGGTGCTGAAAAATTCAAAGTTTTAGTTTCTACTACGGGAACTGCAATTGCAGACTTTACAGCAATTTCACCGGTTACAGTTACGCCTTCTGACGCCGCTTGGCATGAGTATACGTTTAACTTAAATGCCTACGCAGGACAACAAGTTTATGTAGCTATCCAATGTACATCACAGGATCAGTTTGGATTTGCAGTTGATGATTTCAAAATCGTTACTGCTGCACTTCCAACAGCAGCGCCTAATTGTGCGACCTTAAATTTACCTGCCAACGGTGCGACCAATCTCGCTTATCTTTCTCAAACATTAACTTGGTCTGCTCCTACTACCGGTAGCACACCAGATTCTTATGATGTGTATTTAGATAAAAATATGAATCCAACAACTTTGGCTACCAATACTTCTGGTACAAGTTATACTGCGACTAACCTAGATGGATCCTCAACTTACTATTGGAAAATTGTTCCTAAAAACACCATTGGATCTGCCACAGGATGTAGTACTTTTTCATTTACGACAGCTGATCCTACTTACTGTACAGCGGGCGCTACCTCTACTAGTTTTGAAAAAATAAGTAACGTTACTTTTGCAGACATTAATAATAATTCTACTTCAACTGCTGGATATGAAGACTTCACATCTGTAGTTGGAAATGTTACCGCAGGATCGACTTATACTTTCACCGCTAATTTTACTGGAACATCTTACGCTTCTGATCAACTTATTGTTTGGATTGATCTGAACAATGATAAAGATTTCACCGATGCAGGTGAGCAAGTTTTCACGGTAACTGGTAAAGCACCTTGGACAGGCTCTATCACCATTCCTGCTAGTGCTACTACTGGACTAACCAGAATGAGAGTTAGAATGCATGATTCTTCTTTGGGTGGAAATACTACGCCATGCGGAACTTCATCTTATGGTCAAGTAGAAGATTACACCTTAAACATTGGGACTTTAGCTGTTGCAAACACAAGTAAATCTCAAGTGAAAGTTTTCCCTAACCCAGTGGTTGACGTCTTGAATATCGAAGCTGCTTCCAAAGTAAGCAATGTGCAAGTATTTGACGTTTCAGGAAAAGTAGTTTCTTCTCACACTTTAAATTCAGTAAAAAATCAAGTAGATCTTAGCAAATTAACTCCAGGAGTTTATGTTGTTAATATTCAAACTGAACAAGGAATTCAATCAGTGAAAATTGTTAAAAAATAA
- a CDS encoding DUF493 domain-containing protein, with the protein MANIIENEDHKSPEDFYASLKEKLEHNHNFPEDYPFKFIVINEEKKITEIYRVFDDMKFTLTTRDSKNAKYTSLSITAFVLDAEQVIDIYKKVGEIEGVMSL; encoded by the coding sequence ATGGCTAATATTATTGAAAACGAAGATCATAAAAGCCCTGAAGATTTCTACGCTTCTTTAAAAGAAAAATTAGAACACAACCATAATTTCCCGGAGGATTATCCTTTTAAATTCATTGTTATAAATGAAGAAAAAAAGATCACCGAAATTTATCGCGTGTTTGATGATATGAAATTTACACTGACAACACGAGACAGCAAAAATGCAAAATATACTTCGCTAAGCATCACCGCTTTTGTACTTGACGCTGAACAGGTGATTGACATCTACAAAAAAGTGGGCGAAATCGAAGGCGTAATGTCTCTTTAA